The following proteins are co-located in the Malus sylvestris chromosome 13, drMalSylv7.2, whole genome shotgun sequence genome:
- the LOC126596207 gene encoding translationally-controlled tumor protein homolog: MLVYQDLLTGDELLSDSFPYREIHNGVLWEVDGKWVVQGAVDVDIGANPSAEGGGEDEGVDDQAVKVVDIVDTFRLQEQPPYDKKQFVTWVKRYIKLLTPKLEGEGQEVFKKNIEAATKFLIGKLSDLQFFVGESMHDDGGLVFAYYKEGATDPTFIYFGHGLKEVKC; encoded by the exons ATGTTGGTTTACCAAGACCTCCTCACCG GTGATGAGCTTCTCTCGGACTCGTTTCCATACAGGGAAATCCACAATGGAGTGCTCTGGGAGGTTGATGGCAAG TGGGTTGTTCAAGGAGCTGTTGATGTAGACATTGGTGCAAATCCATCTGCTGAAGGTGGAGGTGAGGATGAGGGTGTTGATGATCAAGCCGTCAAGGTTGTTGACATTGTTGACACATTTAGACTTCAG GAGCAACCTCCATACGACAAGAAGCAGTTTGTCACATGGGTGAAGAGGTATATCAAACTGTTGACACCCAAGTTGGAGGGGGAGGGCCAAGAGGTGTTCAAGAAGAACATTGAGGCAGCAACCAAGTTTCTGATTGGGAAGCTCAGCGACCTCCAATT TTTTGTTGGGGAGAGCATGCATGATGATGGCGGTTTGGTCTTTGCGTACTACAAAGAGGGCGCGACCGACCCAACATTTATCTACTTTGGTCATGGTTTGAAGGAGGTCAAGTGCTAA